The following DNA comes from Capsicum annuum cultivar UCD-10X-F1 chromosome 7, UCD10Xv1.1, whole genome shotgun sequence.
TTAATGTTCAATAACCCACCTAAGCGTAGCCCCAATTTTTTGAGTTTGATAGGTGAATTATGAGGTGTGCGAGTTTTCTACCTAAACTATCACCAACTGTTTATCAAAATATACTTCAATTATTAATTGTTTGAGTTTCCTACATTGAACTTTTAGGTAGGAAAACAattaatagtttaggtgtgttttgataaatagttggttaTAGTTCAGCTTGCTGAGGATATGACCCTGGATAGTAAGGTATGGAGGATGCGAATTGAGTTAGAGGTGCGTGTGGGTATGTCGTAGCCAGTAGATATGAGTGCTTTGGTGTAGCCTTGCTAGTAGTATTAGGGCTTTGCACATAGAGTTTCTAGTTAGGAGGGTTTGGGTGATGTGTGTGCTTTGGTgtgtttttggttatgttatttcatcttgtttcgTGTTTTATCACGACTTTGTTTACCGTCTTCTTGTCTTGAGCCGGTGGgcctatcggaaacaacctctctacttctttggagatTGTGGTATGGATTTTGCAtatttaccctccccagaccccactatgtggaaatacattgggcatgttgttgttgttgttagttggTGATAGTTCAGGTAGGAAACTCATACGTCTGATAATTTATGTATGTAATTTAAAAAATCGGGATTTTTTAGGTGtatttttgaggtagtggtatagagtGCGTGCAGTtatcctcctcagaccccactgggaatatactaggtatgttgttgttgttgttttaggtGTATTTTCAACCATTAACTCTCTGTGTTGCTTATGGGATTTTACCTGTTTGCTTTGGTTAATGATAACTAATTGATTATAGAAGATATAAATCTGGAATTTGCATTGCATTCTTGACAAGTTTTTCATATCTTATGTCGAACAATTTAGCTTGTGTTCTCCTGTTTAGTTATGTCAATGATAAATGCCACCCCAAAGGTGAGTGGATTTGTCTACTTTGATCCAGTGCCTTGAACCCACAACCTCGCGGTTGGATGTAGAGGGTAGTACTAGTACCGAGCACAGGTTATCGCTTTGTACCTCACACCACCAACCTTATGTTGATATatactcttttattttaaaaaagggcagcccggtgcactaaagtttTCGCTATGTGCAGGGTCCatggaagggccccaccacaagagtgtattgtacgcagtcttaccttacatttctgccaggcgctgtttccaaggcttgaatctGTGAACTCCTGGTCATATGGCAACAATTTTACCAATTACTTTGAGGCTCCCCTTTTATTTATGTAGTTGCTAAAATTCTAGATCATTTCATAGCGAAGTTCTTTGTGCCGGGCAGATTATTGGATTTgacaaagttataatttgaagGCTGTTAGTACTTCAGAATTTAGATAGTTACGATTGCATACTGCATTGCTGGAAAAGAAAGGTGACTGAACAAGAAGTCCCTGATAACTTGGAACATTATATCACACGTTATCTAGTAGATTATTTGGCTGGAAAGAACGAGTTTTTCAAGGCAAAAAGACCGTACATACTTGGCCGTAAACACGGATGTATTGCTTTACTAGCTTTCTTGGTGCAACTTGTCTCTTGTAAATAACAATGTACATGCATTACTAGGCACGATAGAGGATTTGCGCAACCTGTAATTTCTTTTCGTTGTACTGCTCAGAACATGTTTACCATCTGAAATATTTTTCATCGTAGTTTGTCATTTGGAAGGTTTGTTCTATTAAAACGCTTTAGATGCTacctctccggaggtagtggtatggactgcgtacattgaccccactgtgtgggaatacactgggtttgttgttgttgtatttaaatGCTTTGGTGTTTGTAAATCTTTTGTCCATCTGTTGTGTGATTTGCGAGTAATGCTAATCTGATAGCCATCAACAATAATTTGCCTCTTTCCAGCCTTCTTTGAGAATGGGGGGTGGATTATCAAAGGAGGGCACTTCAACAACCATATCTTCGTCGCAGTTGGGGGATGGACTATCAAAGGAGAGCACTTCAACAGCTACATCTTCGTCACAACTTCCAAACGATGAGAGGTCAGTTCCCACTATGGTCTCTGCAGATTCAAAGCCAAAGAAGAAGATTTGTTGTGCGTGCCCAGAGACTAAGAAGGTGAGGGATGAATGCATTGTGGAACACGGTGAATCAGCTTGTCAGAAATGGATCGAGGCTCATCTTAAATGCCTTCGAGCTGAAGGATTCAACGTCTGAAATAGTTTACAGAACTAATTCTTCAAAAAAGAAGAAAGCTGATACACTTGGTATGTGTTGTTATGCGAAAATTAATTAGCTTAGTTCTCACAGATCATTTATACAAAACCTTTTTTTCTGGGACAGGAAATAGAGCGAATGGTTTtgcttttgttatttttcttttgagaatTGGAATCAATGTTGTTATACGGAGGTTTAACTTGTATTTCTTATGatctttcacatatttatactctagatttaagaaattttattcagtttctttttTCATCTGCTTTTATACATGGCTTAAAGAATGCAGAAAGAGTTTGGCTGGGATATTTAAATCACTGTAGAACAGTTTCTATGCCTTCTTCCCTACCAAAGGGGCAACCCGGTGCATTAAAGCTCGCGCTATGCGTAGAGTCTGACTCtattgtatgcagtcttaccttACATTGCAGGGGTTATTTCCGAGGCTTGAACCGTGACCTTCTTCACCAAATCTCCCATTGCCCCCCGCCCCACTCTCCCTCTTCTCCCCTTCcaatgcaatttttttttcttccacttAAGCGGCTTGAAATAAATTTGTAATGTGAGAAGAAGACTAGAAGTGGTTAGTCTCCATCATCCAATAAAGATGTCGGATTTGAACTCTTGAGAATGGaatagtgtttgataaaatgttttaATCTAAAAGTGAAACTTGAcatgaatttaatttaatcaaGCTCTATTACCATTTTTATTGTGATCTAATcagttatttaaaattatttcttttttaaatgagtaaaaattattttgaatcttGGAAATCAATTCTCGTGTTAAGAGTTAGAGAACTTACATGATAACTCTTGTAAAAGAACAACGACATAATTTTCAtgattgaaatttgaaaaagataatgCATATATAAATTTTATCTCTATCTAGACTTTTGGCTCGagaaaaatatataagcatagtaCGTAAACAGAACCTTCAACTTgacaataaattataattatgccCTTTAACTTTACTAGTAAATAAGTAGGtcctttaactatataaaagttaaataaaaaaacacTTTAATTCTGCAACTTATGCCAAATATATACTATAGTAAAAATAAATTCGAGcctaaaattccttattttatggGTCAATAATCCTTATCTAGAACCCTCCAAAACCCTACTTCTCTTAAACCCTATTATAAATTCGTTCCATTTTCATTCATCAGTGCCCTAAACGACACTATTTCCATCTTGTTCCAAACATGGCCGCCGTATCTAGACTTCAAAGCTTAACAAACAAAGCTTCACTCCGTAATCTCATTCGCCGCCATCTCTTCCGCCCTTCCGCCGCCGCTGAACATCATCTCAACATCTCCCCTGGGTCTCAACCAGCACATTTTTCAAATGCTGATAATGAAGCTCTTTTGAATTGGAAGTGGAACTTACCTATGGGTGCTGTAGTCTTCGGTTTGCCTGTATTTGATTTTTCTGTGATGGAGCTACGTGCCGCACGTTCGACTAGTAGTAGTAAGAAGCGTCCTGTTGATTCTGacggtgatgatgatgatgatgatgatgatgatgtggatgatgatattgatgatgtgtATGGAAGttctgataatgatgatgatgacgactatGGTCGccgtggtggtggtggtggcagaGGTGGTGGTTCTCGTGGTGGTGGTGCGTATACCGTCTGAAATTTGGACCAAGTCCcaatttgcatttttttttttggttatatgtTGGGGATTGTCAGTTTTATATTTTGCTTTGCTTAGCAATGAAATTTGTTTGATGTTTAGCTACGTGTGATTATTTCACAttacaacaacaaatccagtgtattcccacttagtggggtttGGGGGTAAGATGTACTTAGTTCATACAAATCCAGTATATTCTCACTCAGTGGGGTttggggtaagatgtacgcagttcatgcctctgatgaagtagaaaggctgtttctaCTTATAATTATACATTTATTCTTTGCTCTGATGCCATCCGAAATTAGACCTTCTAATTTAATAAAGAGCTTACACAAATCGTCCAAATTATGGTAGAGTTGGGTCCATTTATGAACTAATTTTGAATTATCTTATTTAAAACTGGGTTAATTTTGGCTAACTTAAGCATGGCATCTTTGTAATACTATTGTAGCACATCTTTCGGTGATAAATAACGACTAAAATGCAGGGCAAGATGCtaatatttcatttttgttttttaataacAAACTTCTAATAACTTAAAGGTGTATCCAAACCAAAAACAACTCTTAATATGAAATAGAGAaagtatataataaaagaaaaaagaataataatttaattttaacttcttttttaaaaattaatgacaCAAGTTAGAGCAAACAACATATAAATTTCAATTGTTTAGagtttaattattgaaaatcttgATACTttgcataattattgaaaattacaaTTCTGGGTTGTCGAGATACATcgtttgtaaagatacataattacctctcgaaataattttttttattttggatctatcgaaataaataatatatttaatgaagatatacataattaactctcaatatatttttttttcgacTGTGGTTTGTCAGAATACATAACTAGctcctaatatattttttttcgattgTGGTTTGTCAAAATATATTACTAGCTcctaatacatccaacgaagataaaTAATAAGTTCAAATGgataaaaatttatgtaaatatagttatttatgtatgttcatgctattatttcgtatgttcatgttattatttcaACTTATAATAAACTTCAGAGAAAATACTCAATTATCCCTCTGAACTATACTCAAAAAGGTTATATGATAAAAAGGCATGACACATTTAATTTAAAGAGGtttttattatcttaaattaattaaaaatataattttaacatCTTTAGTGTCTATATGAATACTTCAGTAtgttatgtaatatatatatatgtgtcaCGTAGACgttaagaatattaaaattatatatttaattagttcATGGTATTATCTCTGTATttcaaaatttcttattttatagtacttgaaatccatttttttttttaatttgtgtatTAGCTTGTTACAAACAAATACAGAAGCAAACGTAGATTTGATCTGCACTGAGCTAAATTTAGTTCACTCCATCACTAGAATTCACAATCGATAACCAAATGTCGTCATCGTCATCGTCTTCGTCTTCGTCAAGCTCTTCAAAATCATGGATCATAAATGGTCTGGCTATAGGAGCTGCAATGGCTGCGGCTCTCGGTGCTCGCGCTTACCTGGCCCGATCCGGCAGGTTTCGGAGTCGGGTCATTGGAATTATACCCGCCCGTTTTGCTTCTACTCGCTTTCAGGGTAAACCGCTTGTTCATATCCTGGGCAAGCCGATGATCCAGGTATCACTTTTATCACTGATTTTATCAATTGGGAAgaaatggtgcaatatgggttaCAAAATGGATATAACTAGGTAGAGGCGAATTCAGGATTTAAGCTCTGGTTCTTGGTGCTGAATccataaatatttgtttaagtTATCGGCAGTTATTGTGCACCTTGGTGTGTGGCCTAATGGTTAATAAAGTGGGTGGAGAATCATGAGGTCTCATGTCCAAATAACAGCTGAGACCAAAACAGTAGGTGCTTTGAGGACAGAGGTATCTGTAGGTATGGTATCTTTCTTGTGGGAGGTTTCAGGTATCTcgggaattagttgaggtgcacaaaaAGTTGGTGTTTGTCTAGTTGGAGGTGCCCGGTATCTCGTGGTATTAGTCAAGGTGTCAGTTATCTCGTGTAGTTAGTGGAGGTGCTCGAAAGCTGGTATCTGTCTGGTTGGAGGTGTTAGGTATCtcatggaattagtcgaggtgcgtgaAAAGTTGGTATTTGTTTGGTGGGAGGTGTCAGGTATCTCTGGAATTAGCCGAAGCAGTgaaagctggcccggacaccataaattaaaaaaattaaataaaagattcAATTATATTAGTTGAGGCAGTGAAAGCTGGTGTCAAGTATcttgtggaattagtcgaggtgtgcaaAAGCTGGCCCAAACACCAcaattatatatgaaaataattaaaagttaagGGATTATacatataccatttgttgcaaatTTAGTGGATTTTATACATTAAACTATGCTCCGCATAGAATATACTAGGTTCAGATGAGCTCAGTAACATAATGTTGCATCTGCCCCTGCCACTTGATAGAACAGAAATATCAACTTCTGAATACTTAACAAGTGTCTACATCCTGAGTaattctaagttttctttgaaaattaacAAGCCACAGAGATCAGCTAACATTCAACCTAACGGAAGAACGTAATTACTGATTTTATTTGGAAACTGCATACAGTATTCCTAGTGCAACCTATTTGTTTGAGATCATTTACCTCTGGTGTAGCTTTAATCAGGATCCACTCTCGTAGTCGTTGTTTCGAAAGGAGTTGACACCCTCAGATTCAAATTCTTAATTGCAGAGAACATGGGAAAGAGCAAAACTTGCTGCTACCTTGGACCACGTTGGTACGTCTCCGTTTCAGATAACTTTACTATTTTTCATAACtcccccccccccaccaccaccaccaccaccacaaagaaaaataggaaaaaagagaGGATACAAAAAGAGAAGCAATAGTGGGTGTTAGTAGTCACAGGTGCTGATATGTTCACATTGTTTAACAGTCGTGGCAACAGATGATGAAAAGATTGCTGAGTGCTGTCAAGGTTTTGGTGCAGAAGTAATCATGACCTCTGAATCATGTAGAAATGGTAAACATAAAATCCATTTGTTTTCTTTATCATAACTTTTGCTACTTCTGAGAATTTCAGTTCGTGAAATTGCTAATGTTCAGTTGTTAACTTGGAGGAACCGAGCGATGTAATGAAGCTCTTCAAAAGCTTGGAAAAAAATATGACATTGTCGTTAACATACAAGGAGATGAACCTCTTATAGAACCAGAGATAATAGATGGCATTGTCAAAGCCCTGCAGGTAAATTTCATTATTTCCTGGTGCTGATATAAATTGCTGTTAAACATTTTGAAGTTAATTCTGACAAAAGGCTGTCACTTTTTGCTAGTTACTTGCTGGAAACATCAATGATCTTTCATATGCTTCTTTCCTAGTTACTGGCTGCTTTCCCAAATTCTAGTGCTTCATTCACCCAACATGCTATCTGCATTAGTCTAGTTTAAATTATTTGCTTTGGATAGTTTGCCACTTACGAAGTTATATTAATTTTCTGTGGACTGCTCAAAACTGATTGCAGAtcagagaaaggaaaaaaaaaagtaactatagagtataaaataatgtGGGAATTCACTCTTGAAAGTGAGGTAAAATCTGTAAAAGTCTGTATGTAGTGCATGGTCGAATATGACCATCAATTCATGGGTGTCCCAAAGCTGCCTCATGATTGATTCCATTGTTTTACATCAATATATGTATGAGCAAAAGCTGCCTCGTGATTGATTTCATTGAGAAAGTCATTTCATGATATCATTTCTTGCGATGGTGGGTAGTCAATTGCCACAAATCCTGCAGTGTATGTAGACATATAACACTTCTATGTGAGGAAAGGGGTTTAGCTTTTACAAGAATTCACTACTTTCTTTCTGTCTCTATAGTCTATATTGCCACAGTATAACTTTACCAAATTACCAATAGGATTAATCTGTATTTACGCAGGCTGCACCAGACGCGGTCGTTAGCACTGCTGTGACGTCTCTAAAACCTGAGGATGCATTTGATCCAAATCGTGTCAAATGTGTGGTCGACAATCGTGGTTATGCAATCTATTTTTCACGAGGATTGATCCCTTATAACAAGTTAGTCATGATTCTCTTAAAAGTCTATTGCAGAAGTATTTTTTATCTACTGTGTGATAAAACATGATCAATTTTGTGCAAACTTTTAGGTCTGGCAAGGTTAATCCTCATTTTCCGTACTTGTTGCACCTAGGAATTCAGGTATTGGGTGATGCATCTAAAGAACAACTATTATTAGTTTTTCTGACAATTTTGTATGACTGATGAACAATTCTCTTATTTCATATCCAGAGCTACGATTCCAAGTTCCTGAAAATATATCCAGAATTGGAACCTACACCATTGCAACTTGAAGAAGATCTTGAACAATTGAAGGTCCTTGAGAATGGATACAAGATGAAGGTACCAAATCTGCATGCTTGACTTATCGTTTACTTGTGCTAATTAAAAAATTGGAATCTCGTCAAGTTACCTTTGTATGTTAAATGTTTATGTCAGAACATTGTGGAAAAAACAGTttcaaggaaaaagaaaagttattctcctTCAATGATACAAATGCATAGACTATAAGAACTTACCCACACCCGGTATTAACAATAAAGCAGTGAATGCAAGACACATGTCTCTCGTATACACATTTCTCACTTAATCATGGTTAAAGTGATATGAATTCTCACCTAACTTTTAACTGCTAAAGTTAATTGATTGTGTACCACTGGATCCAAGTACGTATTTAACATATGTAGACAGTAAACCAAAAAGAGTAACCAAGAAAAATCATAGTTACCATATGTGTGAGCACCGGTGCTAAAAATCGTGCCTCGTTTTGCAGCCTTTCATTTGTTTGCTTCTCTAATTTTCCTAGTTGGTTTGCTCCCCTTGTTCTGATTATCTATCATAGTGTTTTTATGGTGGATGGATTGTGTCCTGTATGCAGGTGATAAAAGTTGACCATGAGACTCACGGTGTTGACTCCCCGGAAGATGCAGACAAGATAGAGCAGTTCATGCGGGAGAGAAACTTGTCTTAGAGCAGATTAAGTTTCTGTTGGATAACTTTGGTGATGTTTAGAGATATAGACGTTGAGCTTTCTGGAAACCATTCTCAGTCGGACTCAGTGCACCATTGTTGTTGCTGAATTATATACTCGAACTTAGAAATAGGAAGTAGCTGCATTCAATCCTGCGAAGTTCAAATTTTGCCGTTTGTGATGTATACGGTCTTCAACCTTGCTAGGGACCTAGTTATTTCCGTTTATTTCCTAGGCTATGCATTTCTAATTGTTTCAATGAGTGGAATTGTGTGATTTAGATTATGTCTACAGGGCAGCCCTCCGACTGTCGAATATATACATTTTCTCCAGAGTGGATAAGATATTTTGTTTTGCATTGGTAGCATCTCAGTGCCAATGTCTAAAGTCCAATGGTGGTTGGTCATTGGTTTGGAAATGGTTGCAGGTGGAAAGCTTCTTGACTATAGATTTTCCTAAAATGCATGGGTAATAGCTGATACAACTTTCAATTTATAAGAAACCAAAACAAATTAGTGCTACTGGCAGTATTAAAACAATCATGATTGTACAAGAGAGACATTGAAAATGTTTCATAATTGTATCTTAGGTCACCGGTTCGAAGCATTGTGCCAAGTGAACTAACTCCGATACTTAAATAGAAATGGAGAAGGGCACAGGGGTGGGCTCATCACCCCGAGTTTCAAGGTTGCAGGGCTGGATTTGTTAAAGAAAAACCTACAACGACGAGTAAATTTGGACACTTACTAGAAAAAGCTAACTAAACAAAATCTGGAAAAGATTGCTTGTTGTCCGGCCCTTTCTCAAACTCCACACATAACAGACCTTTAGTGCATCAGGTCGTCCTTTTTGAACTACATGTATTTTTACCTTAGAGAAATGTAAATATTATCATATACATTCTTAACTTGTAAAAGAACTCCAAAACAAGTTAGCAGCTTAGTGTATCTGTTTCCAAATACAGATCACAAAAACTAACCACCAACAACCAAATGAATCAGCTGACAGGAGGTGTTGGTACTACTGATTCTGTGATCAACTGAACCTCTGTCTTGAACAGAAGAAAGGAAAAGGAATCCAGAGAAAAATACAGAAATCCAGCAGGTGAATGAGTCACAAAGGATCCAAAGCTCTTCCCCACCACACAGTGCCATGCCGGCCCGTACATCGAATCAAACTCCTAAAATCCACAAAAAGTTTCACCAGCGTCAAATTTTCAAATTACCACAACAACATAGTCAGTGTAATTTAGAGAGGGTAGAATGTACATAGATAGTAGAAATCGAGCCCAACAACAATATATAGCTAGTGTAATCCCGCAAAATGGGGTCCGTCAAGGATAGAATATACAACAGCATAGTCAATGTAAGTCCGGAGAGGATAGAGTATATGGACGTGGAAATTGATCCCAAATCCTCTAATGGCtcgtttggttgggaacaagttatttaaattagttatccCACCCTTATGATAGAGTAACACTAAAATCATGGGATAATGATTTTGTACCAACCAAATATGGAATAAACTCATAGTAGTTATGCCTCATTCCTATTTCCTAGTACCAAACGAGCCTTAAGCAAATAACTtaacattcaaccaaacacacCATTAACCTTCTTACGGCATGAGCCTCATGCCTAACAAATACTCTATAtagtttttttcaatatatatatatatacataaagtaCCTAATTTTACGGGAAAACTAAAAATACTTTTAGCATATAAATTCACCACGATACTATAGGCaagccttacccctacctcaaaTTTAAAGCTAAGGAAAAAACCAAACTCACCTTTTTGATGGAGCGAGCAAGAAGAGTAGGATTAGGACGTTGAGTTGCAGAGTGAAGAAGAAGAGTTGTAGAAAAACGAAGAGCATGTACTTGCATGGCAAAAGGCATATCAGCTGATCTAAGACGAACATTAAGGCTAATAGCAAGCGCAGCAAGCTTCACTTCTTCTGCTGCTGATATAGAAGACTTACAAATGACAttatcgttgttgttgttgttgttgttgttaggtCTTTGGTGATGgggaagtgaagaagaagaagaagaagaagaatgcatGGGAATTTTTGTGGAGTTTAGAAGGaggaagttgttgttgttgtgttagCTGCTGTTTCCAatattgatttgttatttgtctgATGCAGAATGGGCAGGTGGAGTTGAAACTTTTGACCATACAGAGAAACAGACTGACTCAACCAGAGAGACAGGGATGGTACGTTTGAACTTCTCTTTGACCTactattataaaatttatatttatatcaaactatactaaaataaaatgtgCAAGTATACCATGCCTTTGCCACTTAAAATATGATACGTATGATAAGAATGGATTTGAACATTTGTGTCAAGTGCTATAGATTGAACACCATCAAGTCTAATGTTCAAATTTTATTAAAGACAAAAACACTTGGTGATGTTTCTTCATTTGTCCTAGTTTTGGTGGACAAGAAGGTGACGGATATTCTGTGAAATTAGCTAAGTTACGGATACtacaattataaaaataatttgtgttatatatttattgaattaatgTAAATTTCCAAGTGGGTAAGCTGTATATATTTTGAAGCATCAGAAATTGATATTCTATAGCGCATAAAGCACACGTGTAGATAGGCGTTCTTTTTAATACTCATTCCCAAAAATATCGAGATTGTGAAATAGAATATAGACATCtagaaataatatctaaaaatgtaTAAACCATATTAATACATATTCATACTTTAATTGACAATGGTAGTACTAGTATACAAAATGATAGGAGTATTAATTGGTGCCGTTGTTGTAGGCGTGGAAATGACAAAGGTGAGTAATAATGGGCACGTTTGGTGGGTTGGGGCTTCTAAGTTTCAAATCTTTGTGCTCAGTCACGAAATTAAGATTTTCATTAATGGGATTCAAAATATGTATACAAATTAATTAAAGGAGTTCATtgtctactatatatatataaaaaaagaagtatATATAAATGATGTAATATTTCACTAAAAAACATTTGAATAAACTGCCTGAGTATATGCTAGCTCCGCCTCTGTTTGTGCTAATACTTCTCTGACTACACGAGGATGGCATGGGGGTTATGCTTCCCACTACTTTTTCACATTTTGTCTCCTCTTCTACCTACTCAATATACATTTTCTTTTTATCTATCAtttaatatttgttttgaaatttgACTCACTCAAAATTTGTGAAAATTAGTAAAAGTATTTTCTAAAAAGACAATTCAATTAACGATGGTATGAGGTATTTACCACCCACCACCaccattttctttgtctttatgCTTTATCATGAGTCATGACACTAATATTGCCGTTATTATTAGACCTTTTTTTTTCCCCCAAAAAATTTTTTTAACAGACATTTCATTACAAACTTCTGGTTGCAACATATTAATTTTGTCATTCCTACTATCAaacatatttgtcttttttttgaATAGTAATATTGGTGTTT
Coding sequences within:
- the LOC107878662 gene encoding 3-deoxy-manno-octulosonate cytidylyltransferase, mitochondrial, yielding MSSSSSSSSSSSSSKSWIINGLAIGAAMAAALGARAYLARSGRFRSRVIGIIPARFASTRFQGKPLVHILGKPMIQRTWERAKLAATLDHVVVATDDEKIAECCQGFGAEVIMTSESCRNGTERCNEALQKLGKKYDIVVNIQGDEPLIEPEIIDGIVKALQAAPDAVVSTAVTSLKPEDAFDPNRVKCVVDNRGYAIYFSRGLIPYNKSGKVNPHFPYLLHLGIQSYDSKFLKIYPELEPTPLQLEEDLEQLKVLENGYKMKVIKVDHETHGVDSPEDADKIEQFMRERNLS
- the LOC107878664 gene encoding dynein light chain, cytoplasmic, with amino-acid sequence MHSSSSSSSSLPHHQRPNNNNNNNNDNVICKSSISAAEEVKLAALAISLNVRLRSADMPFAMQVHALRFSTTLLLHSATQRPNPTLLARSIKKEFDSMYGPAWHCVVGKSFGSFVTHSPAGFLYFSLDSFSFLLFKTEVQLITESVVPTPPVS
- the LOC107878661 gene encoding cytochrome c oxidase copper chaperone 2 → MGGGLSKEGTSTTISSSQLGDGLSKESTSTATSSSQLPNDERSVPTMVSADSKPKKKICCACPETKKVRDECIVEHGESACQKWIEAHLKCLRAEGFNV